A window of the Marinifilum sp. JC120 genome harbors these coding sequences:
- a CDS encoding YkgJ family cysteine cluster protein, translating to MENSLDKIIDSGLAHVYPFFEAHPEMIKFLRDMSMAVCADCGKITPDMPQFPVLLAEKGCGLFDANFSAVQGQVESLDQGFKVACASGCSYCCSSHITLTPQEAFRIALHLAANCSEDEFVRLTEECMAAASGFAPGQLKEFAKGYFHPCPFLNDDQCSIYEVRPILCRNWISTDLDACKKSFNTKNKVTVPQNALIMVQKDLVFSGQQAYLAGFGIEGGIGSFMPMMAQILTDFEGSYAKWLSGEKLDGQM from the coding sequence ATGGAAAATAGTCTTGATAAAATTATCGATAGCGGGCTTGCCCATGTCTATCCTTTTTTTGAAGCCCACCCGGAGATGATTAAATTCTTGCGGGATATGAGTATGGCTGTGTGCGCAGATTGCGGAAAGATTACTCCCGATATGCCGCAGTTTCCGGTTTTGTTGGCGGAAAAAGGTTGTGGGTTGTTTGATGCAAATTTCAGCGCGGTGCAGGGACAGGTGGAGAGTCTGGATCAGGGCTTCAAGGTGGCCTGTGCATCCGGTTGTTCCTATTGCTGCTCTTCGCACATTACCCTGACTCCGCAGGAAGCTTTTCGCATTGCACTCCATTTGGCTGCAAATTGTTCTGAAGATGAATTTGTCCGTTTAACCGAGGAATGTATGGCTGCTGCCAGCGGTTTTGCTCCCGGTCAGCTCAAGGAATTTGCCAAAGGTTATTTCCATCCCTGTCCGTTTCTCAATGATGACCAGTGTTCCATCTATGAAGTGCGGCCTATTCTTTGTCGCAACTGGATTTCAACGGATCTTGATGCTTGTAAGAAAAGCTTCAACACAAAGAACAAAGTCACTGTCCCGCAGAACGCATTGATTATGGTCCAGAAGGATCTGGTATTTAGTGGACAGCAGGCTTATCTTGCCGGATTCGGCATTGAGGGCGGCATAGGATCTTTCATGCCCATGATGGCGCAGATATTGACCGATTTTGAAGGCAGTTATGCCAAATGGCTGTCAGGTGAAAAATTAGATGGGCAGATGTGA
- a CDS encoding flagellar hook assembly protein FlgD: protein MGYVGFSNILGRAEADMAASNKPEHKSQLGQDDFLKLLLTQMQNQDPANPMEDKEYMAQMAQFSSLEQLTQVNSNIKTMINNGSQEQMVSAVGFIGKEVKAEGYTVSREGDKVSKIFYGLGEPVANAFINIYDKNQNLMRTVQLGSKAEGTYEFEWDGKNWAGKDVPDGVYTIAMAAEDANGSPVMVKTEVSGEVSGVVSEGGQQFLHLKDGRYINFLNIKEVVSPTDVTDSSSGSSDSSDSSSS from the coding sequence ATGGGATACGTAGGGTTCAGTAATATTCTCGGCAGGGCGGAAGCCGATATGGCAGCCAGCAACAAGCCTGAGCATAAAAGTCAGTTGGGACAGGATGACTTTCTTAAGCTTCTCCTTACCCAGATGCAGAATCAGGACCCGGCTAATCCCATGGAAGATAAAGAATACATGGCGCAGATGGCACAGTTCTCCAGTCTTGAACAGCTCACTCAGGTGAACAGTAATATCAAGACCATGATCAATAACGGTTCACAGGAGCAAATGGTTTCCGCAGTGGGCTTCATCGGCAAAGAAGTCAAAGCGGAAGGTTACACCGTAAGCCGTGAAGGGGATAAGGTTAGCAAGATCTTTTACGGTCTTGGAGAACCGGTGGCAAATGCGTTCATCAATATTTACGACAAAAACCAGAATCTTATGCGCACAGTTCAACTCGGCTCGAAGGCTGAAGGGACCTACGAGTTCGAATGGGACGGAAAGAACTGGGCAGGCAAAGATGTACCGGACGGTGTTTACACTATCGCCATGGCGGCGGAAGACGCAAACGGCAGCCCGGTAATGGTTAAGACGGAAGTCAGTGGCGAAGTCTCGGGAGTTGTTTCCGAAGGTGGTCAGCAGTTTCTGCACCTTAAAGACGGTCGTTACATTAACTTCCTCAACATCAAGGAAGTAGTAAGTCCGACGGATGTTACCGACTCATCAAGTGGATCATCTGATTCATCTGATTCATCTTCAAGCTAA
- a CDS encoding flagellar hook-length control protein FliK, producing MKILPHLDQKNQDLSNLLDRTSLSEDSFRSSMFDNFLYSSQSEAQAAYQPVQDIVNEASSVYEDTASYTESEATEYIDEAAESVAMQSVEEQPQDLQVSREDWNEIKEELEEYGLDKKDISDLEEKVMSENGLTYGQLVSELSGMMKGMKGISLSPIQEQNLNSIFSQLGFNPAESKGLLASIRQGKLGDVVDKMQAKLASMSDSAKLQLSEDETKTLTDMFKLGGDAGKKISQLLTAEGATVGDFKKGFSVLKSALAQQQAAQDAKDLKLVKSVANSLHSAMEKASDQSPSTVRMASAEVISDSMGAAKDVSESAKQDAQNGQNGSNNQAQKDGNPNLKGDSNPGKQNAGQSDDKNSNRHWLEQLLSDSDDQDNWNDFFGKLTDESFVKGEGNLNGNIFGNGMGTLQSAVKSAQVGKTSTMWENTARSNILEQVQEGIFKNLGQGRKQLTLQLNPHDMGTVNVILQVKNRDVQATIRAENPDTAKVIAEQLEVVKQALEEQGLKVEKLEVQTGISDGQTDSSWRNAQDHNSAQYQEMMSEMRKRWQTLREEGTSLAQEMQTVGQKAQISQSGLYIVA from the coding sequence ATGAAAATACTTCCCCATCTCGATCAAAAAAATCAGGACTTGAGCAATCTTCTGGACAGAACGTCTTTGTCTGAAGATTCTTTTCGCTCATCAATGTTCGATAATTTCCTTTATTCCAGCCAGTCCGAAGCTCAGGCAGCGTACCAGCCTGTTCAGGATATCGTGAATGAGGCCAGCTCTGTTTATGAGGATACGGCTTCTTATACCGAATCTGAAGCAACTGAGTACATTGATGAAGCTGCGGAAAGCGTTGCTATGCAGTCTGTTGAAGAACAGCCGCAGGACCTTCAGGTAAGTCGTGAAGACTGGAATGAAATCAAGGAAGAGCTTGAAGAGTACGGCCTTGATAAAAAGGATATCTCCGACCTTGAAGAGAAGGTGATGAGCGAGAACGGGCTTACTTATGGTCAGCTTGTGTCTGAACTTTCCGGCATGATGAAGGGCATGAAGGGAATCTCGCTCAGTCCGATTCAGGAACAGAACCTGAATTCCATTTTTTCTCAGCTCGGTTTTAATCCGGCTGAATCCAAGGGGCTGCTGGCTTCCATCCGTCAGGGCAAGCTCGGTGATGTAGTTGATAAGATGCAGGCCAAGCTTGCATCCATGTCTGATTCCGCCAAGCTCCAGCTTTCTGAAGATGAGACAAAGACATTAACCGATATGTTCAAGCTTGGCGGTGATGCCGGTAAGAAGATTTCCCAGCTGCTCACCGCTGAGGGAGCAACTGTCGGTGATTTCAAGAAAGGCTTTTCGGTTCTTAAGTCCGCATTGGCTCAGCAGCAGGCGGCTCAGGATGCCAAGGATCTTAAGCTGGTTAAGTCTGTTGCCAATTCCCTGCATTCAGCCATGGAAAAAGCTTCCGACCAGTCTCCCAGTACTGTGCGTATGGCCTCCGCTGAAGTCATCAGCGACTCCATGGGTGCGGCCAAGGATGTTAGTGAGAGTGCTAAGCAGGACGCCCAAAATGGCCAGAATGGTTCGAATAATCAAGCTCAGAAAGACGGCAATCCCAATTTGAAGGGAGACTCCAATCCGGGCAAGCAGAATGCCGGACAGTCTGATGATAAGAATTCCAACCGTCATTGGCTGGAGCAGCTTCTTTCAGATTCTGATGATCAGGATAACTGGAACGATTTTTTCGGCAAGCTCACTGATGAGTCCTTTGTGAAGGGCGAAGGCAATCTCAACGGAAATATTTTCGGTAACGGCATGGGAACCTTGCAGAGTGCGGTCAAGTCCGCACAGGTCGGCAAAACCAGCACTATGTGGGAAAATACTGCCCGGTCAAATATTCTTGAACAGGTTCAGGAAGGGATTTTCAAGAATCTTGGCCAGGGACGCAAGCAGCTGACATTGCAACTTAACCCCCATGATATGGGCACAGTTAATGTGATTTTGCAGGTCAAGAACAGGGATGTTCAGGCTACGATCAGGGCGGAAAATCCCGATACAGCGAAAGTTATTGCCGAGCAGTTGGAAGTTGTGAAGCAGGCTCTGGAAGAACAGGGGCTCAAGGTGGAAAAACTTGAAGTCCAGACCGGTATTTCTGACGGTCAGACAGACTCTTCATGGAGAAATGCTCAGGATCATAACAGCGCGCAATATCAGGAGATGATGTCCGAAATGCGCAAACGCTGGCAGACTTTAAGGGAAGAAGGAACCTCTTTGGCCCAGGAAATGCAAACTGTAGGACAGAAGGCACAAATTTCCCAGAGCGGGCTTTACATAGTGGCTTAA
- the fsa gene encoding fructose-6-phosphate aldolase — protein sequence MEFFLDTANLSEIRKAKAQGLMDGVTTNPTLLSREGGDWRKQAEAICAEVEGPVSLEVVGESAPEMISMAEDLASFGDNVVIKVPMTNEGLVATESLYRKGVKTNVTLVFSPLQALLAAKAGATYVSPFVGRLDGISQDGMGLIEQIRTIYDNYDFPTKVLVASIRHPMHVLDSALIGADVATIPYKVISQLAAHPLTDKGLAAFNADWDKLTK from the coding sequence ATGGAATTTTTTCTTGATACGGCGAATCTTTCTGAGATCAGAAAGGCCAAGGCACAGGGACTGATGGACGGCGTAACCACCAATCCGACCCTGCTTTCCCGCGAGGGAGGCGACTGGCGCAAGCAGGCCGAGGCTATCTGTGCTGAAGTGGAAGGTCCGGTAAGTCTTGAAGTAGTGGGCGAGAGTGCCCCTGAAATGATCAGCATGGCTGAGGATTTAGCTTCATTCGGTGACAACGTAGTTATCAAGGTGCCCATGACTAACGAAGGATTGGTGGCAACTGAGAGCTTGTACCGCAAGGGCGTGAAGACCAATGTGACCCTCGTTTTCTCTCCGCTTCAGGCACTGCTGGCAGCCAAGGCGGGAGCCACCTACGTAAGTCCTTTTGTGGGCCGTCTGGACGGAATTTCACAGGATGGCATGGGGCTGATCGAGCAGATCCGCACTATTTATGATAATTATGATTTCCCCACCAAGGTGCTGGTGGCCTCCATCCGCCATCCTATGCATGTGCTGGATTCCGCCCTCATCGGCGCGGATGTGGCGACTATTCCATATAAGGTGATCAGCCAACTCGCGGCCCATCCCTTAACCGACAAGGGACTTGCAGCGTTTAATGCGGATTGGGATAAGCTTACTAAGTAG
- a CDS encoding glycosyltransferase family 9 protein: protein MSKRPILVLQMQRMGDLIFSFPLFLWLERTYPGHPIWVVAEEKFFRPLMPVSPKVTYFPWQGVGVLRQNKYELIVNLSIREQAANLAGELHAESKLGAVASPGGATHILGNWQLYRASVVENNRHNLYHWADLNALDCIPVSTLAATRWPQPRTLHKDSNRIGLFLGASEEAKRPSVRFWADLCAELLGRGLRPVLFGGPLEQGMGQEVARLCKGPVLDMSGKLNLGELIAVGQSLQLFITPDTGPMHLAAWSGLKVLNLSMGNVNPWETGPYQNGHYVLRSTMSCALGCWSCSRDKLYCHSPFTPSRIAVAAKRMIIDDRASLQKMNMPGLRMSLSARNANGLYGLNQLSGSKAQAGDLLGLFWQQYFGMVFGLWDAAEAERTWDEFAAQKPSLAAKMRTHLPRLGKEFSRGLARSAPLDDSFWNSCPLVLRQFTGFIHLFLQNNDYNRQSWIRVLSYYEQLAAIFSRS, encoded by the coding sequence ATGTCCAAACGCCCGATACTTGTTCTTCAGATGCAGCGCATGGGGGATTTGATTTTCTCATTTCCGCTTTTTCTCTGGCTGGAGAGAACCTATCCCGGTCATCCTATCTGGGTGGTGGCTGAGGAGAAGTTTTTCCGTCCGCTCATGCCTGTCAGTCCCAAGGTTACCTATTTCCCTTGGCAAGGGGTGGGTGTACTGCGTCAGAATAAGTATGAGCTGATCGTCAACCTGAGTATCCGTGAGCAGGCTGCGAATCTTGCCGGGGAATTGCATGCCGAATCCAAGCTAGGCGCGGTGGCATCTCCGGGCGGAGCAACCCATATTCTCGGCAATTGGCAGCTTTACCGGGCCAGTGTGGTGGAGAACAACCGCCATAATCTTTATCATTGGGCGGATCTGAATGCCCTTGATTGTATTCCCGTAAGTACTCTTGCCGCTACAAGATGGCCACAGCCGCGCACTCTGCATAAAGATTCCAATCGCATCGGTCTTTTTCTGGGGGCCAGTGAGGAAGCCAAGCGTCCTTCGGTCCGCTTTTGGGCTGATTTGTGCGCAGAGCTTTTGGGGCGGGGCTTGCGCCCGGTGCTTTTTGGCGGTCCTTTGGAGCAGGGCATGGGGCAGGAAGTGGCCCGTCTTTGCAAGGGGCCTGTGCTGGATATGTCTGGCAAGCTTAATTTGGGCGAACTTATTGCCGTGGGCCAGTCTCTGCAACTTTTCATTACCCCGGATACAGGGCCTATGCATCTGGCGGCATGGTCCGGACTGAAGGTGCTTAATCTTTCCATGGGCAATGTGAATCCGTGGGAGACCGGACCATACCAGAACGGACATTATGTGCTTCGTTCTACCATGAGTTGTGCCCTCGGCTGTTGGTCCTGCTCGCGTGATAAGCTGTACTGCCACTCCCCGTTCACTCCTTCGCGCATAGCTGTGGCTGCAAAGCGCATGATTATAGATGACCGGGCCAGTTTGCAGAAGATGAATATGCCGGGGCTGCGCATGTCTCTGTCCGCACGCAATGCAAATGGTTTGTACGGCCTTAACCAGCTAAGCGGTAGTAAGGCACAAGCCGGGGATCTCTTGGGGCTGTTCTGGCAGCAGTATTTTGGTATGGTCTTCGGGCTCTGGGATGCTGCCGAAGCCGAACGGACATGGGATGAATTTGCAGCGCAGAAACCGTCCCTTGCTGCTAAAATGAGGACCCATCTCCCGCGTCTGGGCAAAGAATTCAGCAGGGGGCTGGCCCGCAGTGCTCCGCTGGATGATTCTTTTTGGAACTCATGTCCCTTGGTTCTACGGCAATTTACAGGTTTTATTCATCTTTTCCTGCAAAATAATGACTACAATCGTCAGTCATGGATTCGTGTCCTTTCCTACTATGAACAGCTTGCGGCAATTTTTAGCCGAAGTTGA
- a CDS encoding flagellin, whose product MSLVINHNLMAMRASRNLQESYGNLGTSTRRLSSGLRVGTAADDAAGLAIRELMRADVKSLNQGMRNANDAISMIQTADGALQVIDEKLIRMKELATQASTGTYNSDQRLIIDSEFQAMASEITRIANATDFNGIHLLNGNLSGGAGSHDGSGIHSTGPLKVHFGTGNDCAEDYYYIAIGKSTASALGVQTSISTQQLAQEALDKLQQAIISKDKIRANLGAMQNRLENTITNLSIQAENVQAAESRISDVDVATEMTEFVRNQILTQSAVAMLSQANSLPKMAMQLIGG is encoded by the coding sequence ATGTCCTTAGTCATTAACCACAACCTTATGGCAATGCGTGCCTCGCGAAATCTTCAAGAATCGTACGGCAACCTTGGTACTTCTACCCGTCGTCTCTCCTCAGGTTTGAGAGTCGGCACCGCAGCTGACGATGCTGCTGGTCTCGCAATTCGTGAACTTATGCGCGCTGACGTTAAATCCCTTAACCAGGGTATGAGAAACGCCAACGACGCGATTTCCATGATTCAGACCGCAGACGGAGCACTGCAAGTAATCGATGAAAAGCTCATCCGTATGAAAGAGCTCGCAACTCAGGCATCCACCGGTACCTACAACTCCGATCAGCGCCTGATCATCGACTCTGAATTCCAGGCCATGGCTTCGGAAATTACCCGTATCGCCAATGCTACCGACTTCAACGGTATTCACCTGCTTAACGGTAACCTTTCCGGTGGTGCAGGCTCTCATGATGGCTCCGGTATCCACTCTACCGGCCCGCTGAAGGTCCACTTCGGAACCGGTAACGACTGCGCGGAAGATTACTATTATATCGCAATCGGTAAATCTACCGCTTCCGCACTCGGTGTACAGACTTCCATCTCCACCCAGCAGTTGGCTCAGGAAGCTCTGGATAAGCTCCAGCAGGCAATTATTTCTAAAGATAAGATTCGTGCGAATCTTGGTGCCATGCAGAACAGGTTGGAAAATACCATCACCAACCTTTCCATTCAGGCAGAAAATGTTCAGGCTGCTGAATCCCGCATCTCCGATGTGGACGTAGCAACTGAAATGACCGAATTCGTACGTAATCAGATTCTCACTCAGTCCGCGGTAGCGATGCTCTCGCAGGCTAACTCACTGCCGAAGATGGCAATGCAGCTCATTGGCGGCTAA
- the trpB gene encoding tryptophan synthase subunit beta yields MTDNATINADGFFGEYGGQYVPDQLIPILNELADTYEKYRKDPDFIKEFQYYLAKYSGRPTPLYLCANLTEELGGTKIYLKREDLNHLGAHKVNNTIGQILLAKRMGKKKIIAETGAGQHGVATAATCALMGMKCTIVMGEVDIERQKLNVFRMRMMGAEVVAATSGQKTLKEAVDEALTAWIGDAENTFYLLGSAVGPHPYPMMVRDFQSVIGKEARQQCLEDEGRLPDYCIACVGGGSNAIGMFADFIVDESVKLVGVEPSGRGLKLGDHAATLSFGEPGVMHGFNSYMLKDEQGEPAPVYSISAGLDYPSVGPEHSHLKDLGRAQYEYASDKEATDAFFKLSQCEGIIPALESSHALAYALKLAPQLDKDKIIIVNLSGRGDKDVAQIEDMIAKGELELP; encoded by the coding sequence ATGACTGACAACGCAACTATCAATGCAGACGGCTTTTTCGGTGAATACGGCGGACAGTACGTTCCCGACCAGCTTATTCCCATCCTGAACGAGCTGGCGGACACCTACGAAAAATACAGGAAAGATCCCGATTTCATCAAAGAATTCCAGTATTATCTCGCAAAATATTCCGGTCGCCCTACTCCTCTCTATCTTTGCGCCAATCTTACTGAAGAACTCGGTGGTACTAAAATTTACCTCAAGCGTGAAGACCTTAACCATCTTGGCGCGCACAAGGTCAACAATACCATCGGTCAGATTCTGCTGGCAAAACGCATGGGCAAGAAAAAAATCATAGCTGAAACCGGTGCCGGACAGCACGGCGTAGCCACTGCCGCAACCTGCGCGCTCATGGGCATGAAATGTACCATCGTCATGGGTGAGGTGGATATAGAAAGGCAGAAGCTGAACGTTTTCCGTATGCGCATGATGGGTGCTGAAGTTGTGGCTGCAACTTCCGGCCAAAAAACCCTCAAGGAAGCTGTTGACGAAGCTCTTACTGCGTGGATCGGTGATGCAGAAAATACTTTTTACCTGCTCGGTTCCGCTGTCGGCCCGCATCCTTATCCGATGATGGTCCGCGACTTTCAGTCTGTAATCGGTAAAGAAGCTAGGCAGCAATGTCTTGAAGACGAAGGCCGTCTGCCTGATTACTGCATCGCCTGTGTGGGCGGCGGTTCCAACGCCATCGGCATGTTTGCAGATTTCATCGTCGACGAATCGGTTAAACTGGTTGGCGTAGAACCTTCCGGGCGCGGACTCAAGCTCGGCGATCACGCCGCAACCCTCTCCTTTGGCGAGCCGGGTGTAATGCACGGATTCAACTCCTATATGCTCAAGGATGAACAGGGCGAACCTGCTCCGGTCTACTCCATTTCCGCAGGTCTCGATTACCCCAGCGTCGGTCCTGAGCACTCCCATCTCAAGGATCTTGGTCGCGCTCAATACGAGTACGCTTCAGACAAGGAAGCTACCGATGCATTCTTCAAACTTTCCCAGTGCGAAGGCATCATCCCCGCACTTGAGTCCTCCCACGCGCTTGCCTATGCACTCAAGCTGGCACCGCAGCTCGACAAGGACAAAATTATCATCGTCAACCTTTCCGGGCGCGGCGACAAAGACGTGGCCCAGATCGAAGACATGATAGCTAAAGGCGAACTTGAATTACCATAG
- a CDS encoding ribbon-helix-helix protein, CopG family, producing MIEIRVEPELEQRLDHEARISGKTREECLQEALSRYLEDREDYREGIAVLESGEPFSSLEDVEKRLDLEN from the coding sequence ATGATCGAAATTCGTGTAGAGCCGGAGCTGGAGCAACGTCTGGACCATGAGGCAAGGATCTCCGGAAAAACCCGTGAGGAGTGTTTGCAGGAAGCGTTATCCCGCTATCTTGAGGACCGGGAGGACTACCGGGAAGGAATCGCAGTGCTGGAAAGCGGAGAGCCTTTTTCTTCTCTTGAGGATGTGGAGAAGCGTCTTGATCTGGAAAATTGA
- a CDS encoding type II toxin-antitoxin system RelE/ParE family toxin has product MIWKIEISHKAEKQLKGLNKSLRTRIISFLKERVQPTDDPRQLAKSLKGDKGGLWRFRVGDYRIICDIRGEEIKILVLTIGHRKEIYKK; this is encoded by the coding sequence TTGATCTGGAAAATTGAAATTTCACACAAGGCGGAAAAGCAACTCAAGGGACTGAACAAAAGTCTCCGCACCCGCATAATAAGTTTTTTAAAGGAGAGAGTACAGCCCACCGATGATCCGCGGCAGTTGGCAAAATCCCTTAAAGGCGACAAAGGCGGGCTGTGGCGGTTCCGGGTTGGTGATTACCGCATCATCTGCGATATTCGCGGCGAGGAAATAAAAATTCTTGTTTTAACAATAGGCCACAGAAAAGAAATCTATAAAAAATAA
- a CDS encoding flagellar hook protein FlgE encodes MGLSASLFSGITGLQAHGDKMSVLGNNIANVNTVGFKSAKMHFEDAISQDMSTATGIAQVGRGVQVGAIYADYAQGSFETTSESTDLAIGGDGFFIVSPKSEETSYYTRAGNFRFDKDGYLTDPHGYVLQGWKVQDESNSQVATGSSVNTSTAVRTVGVPTDIRLENFQSAPKATTTVNMITNLDSGEASRSTDSTAPYLSLFNSWDGAAEPPLGDSLYGYQSTLKVYDANGSAHNVTTYFDQVTLSNAGGKKVWEFIVTCDPEEDGRISDDGVNFAGTSAAGLLMTGTMTFNAAGDLTGVSAFSLKSNGGTAAADLRDPAEWSLAEFSQDGLPVLTANFLSRSNASFTDASNDPVTIEMNFGLTNQDLSGTGANKGWGGTTNTTAADLGTNITDISGIPNFGDAEKSALSTTSYSSGSTTLFQSQDGYTAGFLQSTSVSRDGVLTGRYSNGQIQELYVLTLASFNNDWGLRREGGNLFTQTRESGDALTGLPNSGGKGSIAANSLEMSNVDLAVEFVNMITTQRGFQANSKVITTTDTMMGELIQLKR; translated from the coding sequence ATGGGTTTATCAGCATCATTATTCTCAGGAATCACAGGTTTGCAGGCACACGGCGACAAAATGTCCGTGCTTGGTAACAACATCGCAAACGTAAACACGGTCGGCTTCAAGAGTGCTAAAATGCACTTTGAAGACGCCATCAGCCAGGACATGTCCACCGCTACCGGTATTGCACAGGTAGGTCGAGGCGTGCAGGTTGGGGCAATTTATGCCGACTATGCTCAGGGGTCATTTGAAACAACTTCTGAGTCCACCGACCTTGCAATCGGTGGTGACGGATTTTTCATAGTCTCTCCCAAGAGTGAAGAGACTTCCTATTACACAAGAGCGGGTAACTTCCGTTTTGACAAAGACGGTTACCTTACCGACCCTCATGGTTATGTGCTTCAGGGCTGGAAAGTTCAGGATGAAAGCAACTCACAGGTTGCCACCGGTTCCAGCGTAAACACCAGCACAGCCGTGCGTACTGTTGGCGTGCCTACCGATATCCGGCTGGAAAATTTTCAGTCCGCACCGAAGGCTACTACTACTGTTAATATGATAACTAACCTTGATTCCGGGGAAGCAAGTCGCTCAACTGACAGCACTGCTCCTTATCTTTCCCTTTTTAATTCTTGGGACGGAGCTGCTGAACCGCCGCTTGGTGATTCCCTGTACGGCTATCAGTCTACTCTCAAGGTTTATGATGCCAACGGTTCTGCTCATAATGTAACCACTTATTTTGATCAGGTTACTCTCAGTAACGCCGGTGGTAAGAAAGTCTGGGAATTTATCGTGACCTGCGATCCCGAAGAAGATGGGCGTATTTCCGATGACGGTGTTAATTTCGCCGGAACTTCCGCAGCTGGCCTGCTCATGACCGGAACAATGACTTTCAACGCTGCCGGTGACCTGACCGGTGTATCTGCCTTTTCCCTTAAGAGTAACGGCGGTACTGCTGCTGCTGACCTCAGAGATCCTGCTGAATGGTCTTTGGCCGAATTCTCACAGGATGGTTTGCCGGTTCTAACTGCAAACTTCCTTTCAAGGTCCAACGCAAGTTTTACTGATGCCAGTAATGATCCGGTAACAATTGAGATGAATTTCGGTTTAACCAACCAGGATCTTTCCGGAACTGGTGCCAACAAAGGTTGGGGAGGCACAACTAATACTACTGCCGCTGACCTTGGAACCAATATTACTGACATAAGCGGTATCCCCAACTTCGGTGATGCGGAAAAAAGTGCCCTGTCCACCACCAGTTACAGCTCCGGCTCCACAACTCTGTTCCAGTCTCAGGACGGTTACACCGCAGGTTTCTTGCAGAGTACTTCTGTAAGCAGGGACGGAGTCCTGACCGGGCGTTATTCCAACGGCCAGATTCAGGAACTTTATGTACTGACTCTCGCTTCGTTCAATAATGACTGGGGACTCAGGCGTGAAGGCGGTAACCTCTTTACTCAGACAAGAGAATCAGGGGATGCTCTGACCGGGCTGCCTAACAGCGGTGGTAAAGGGTCCATCGCAGCCAACTCTCTCGAAATGTCCAACGTGGACCTTGCGGTCGAGTTTGTGAACATGATTACCACCCAGCGTGGTTTTCAGGCGAACTCCAAGGTTATTACTACCACAGATACCATGATGGGCGAGCTTATCCAGCTCAAGCGCTAA
- a CDS encoding bile acid:sodium symporter family protein, protein MISTLCRSIERHFLLLALVLSFAAFLEPSLFTWMKPHIALSLGIIMFGMGLTLEFSDFAAAIRNYKAVGLGVLLQYTVMPILAVTLSALLGLPQEALVGMVVVGACPGGTASNVIAHLAKANVALSVTMTLVSTCLAPVLTPLIIYAVLNQQIEIPFLPMVKSVFWIVIFPLVDGLVLRRLLRSRLDPLLHIFPSISIMVIAMLVACIIGLNRDLLSSFPLLIFLAVALHNLGGLGVGYGTGRLAGFNHRDSLTLAIEVGMQNSGLGVALATKYFSAVSALPGALFSLWHNISGILLANRNRTISSGGEHGK, encoded by the coding sequence ATGATTAGTACCTTATGTCGCTCTATCGAACGGCATTTTCTTTTGTTGGCACTGGTTTTGAGTTTTGCCGCCTTTCTTGAACCTTCCCTGTTTACATGGATGAAACCGCACATCGCCCTCAGTCTGGGGATCATTATGTTCGGCATGGGCTTGACCCTTGAGTTCAGTGATTTTGCAGCGGCGATCAGGAATTATAAAGCCGTTGGGCTGGGTGTCCTGCTGCAATATACTGTCATGCCCATTCTGGCTGTGACTTTATCTGCTCTGCTGGGACTGCCGCAGGAAGCATTGGTCGGTATGGTCGTTGTTGGGGCTTGTCCCGGCGGGACGGCTTCCAATGTCATCGCGCATTTGGCAAAGGCCAATGTGGCCCTTTCGGTGACTATGACTCTCGTTTCAACCTGTCTGGCTCCGGTTCTGACCCCGCTGATTATTTATGCCGTCCTGAACCAGCAGATCGAAATTCCATTTCTGCCCATGGTCAAATCCGTGTTCTGGATAGTTATTTTCCCGTTAGTGGACGGCTTGGTTTTGCGCAGGCTTTTACGCAGCAGGCTGGACCCTCTGTTGCACATTTTCCCTTCCATTTCCATTATGGTAATTGCCATGTTGGTAGCCTGTATTATCGGTCTGAACCGTGATTTATTGTCTTCTTTTCCGTTGCTGATTTTTCTCGCTGTGGCCCTGCATAATCTTGGCGGACTGGGAGTAGGGTACGGGACGGGCAGGCTGGCCGGATTCAACCATCGTGACAGCCTGACTCTTGCCATTGAGGTGGGAATGCAGAATTCCGGTCTGGGCGTGGCACTGGCAACCAAATATTTCAGCGCGGTAAGCGCATTGCCCGGTGCACTTTTTAGTTTGTGGCACAATATTTCGGGTATACTGCTTGCCAATCGCAATCGCACAATTTCTTCAGGAGGAGAGCATGGAAAATAG